From Mus musculus strain C57BL/6J chromosome 17, GRCm38.p6 C57BL/6J, the proteins below share one genomic window:
- the Six3 gene encoding homeobox protein SIX3 isoform X1, with protein MNIYPPLLHAPGFSYLSAGQSMVFRSPLDLYSSHFLLPNFADSHHCSLLLASSGGGSGASGGGGGAGGGGGGNRAGGGGAGGAGGGSGGGGSRAPPEELSMFQLPTLNFSPEQVASVCETLEETGDIERLGRFLWSLPVAPGACEAINKHESILRARAVVAFHTGNFRDLYHILENHKFTKESHGKLQAMWLEAHYQEAEKLRGRPLGPVDKYRVRKKFPLPRTIWDGEQKTHCFKERTRSLLREWYLQDPYPNPSKKRELAQATGLTPTQVGNWFKNRRQRDRAAAAKNRLQHQAIGPSGMRSLAEPGCPTHGSAESPSTAASPTTSVSSLTERADTGTSILSVTSSDSECDV; from the exons ATGAATATTTATCCGCCGCTGCTACACGCTCCCGGCTTCTCTTACCTTTCTGCAG gTCAGTCCATGGTATTCCGCTCCCCCCTAGATCTCTATTCCTCCCACTTCTTGTTGCCAAACTTCGCCGATTCTCACCACTGCTCCCTACTTCTGGCGAGTAGCGGCGGCGGGAGCGGTgcgagcggcggcggcggcggcgcgggaggaggcggcggcgggaACCGTGCGGGAGGCGGCGGTGCTGGCGGAGcaggcggcggcagcggcggcggcggctccaGGGCCCCCCCGGAAGAGTTGTCCATGTTCCAGTTGCCCACCCTCAACTTCTCGCCGGAGCAGGTGGCCAGCGTCTGCGAGACGCTGGAGGAGACGGGCGACATCGAGCGGCTGGGCCGCTTCCTCTGGTCGCTGCCCGTGGCCCCCGGGGCGTGCGAGGCCATCAACAAACACGAGTCGATCCTGCGCGCGCGCGCTGTCGTCGCCTTCCACACCGGCAACTTCCGCGACCTGTACCACATCCTGGAGAACCACAAGTTCACTAAGGAGTCTCACGGCAAGCTGCAAGCCATGTGGCTCGAGGCGCACTACCAGGAGGCCGAGAAGCTGCGCGGCCGCCCGCTCGGCCCGGTGGACAAGTACCGCGTGCGCAAGAAGTTCCCTCTGCCGCGCACCATCTGGGATGGCGAGCAGAAGACCCATTGCTTCAAGGAGCGGACTCGGAGCCTGCTGCGGGAGTGGTACCTGCAGGATCCCTACCCCAACCCCAGCAAGAAACGCGAACTGGCGCAGGCCACCGGCCTCACCCCCACACAAGTAGGCAACTGGTTTAAGAACCGGCGACAGCGCGACCGCGCAGCGGCGGCCAAGAACAG GCTCCAGCATCAGGCCATCGGGCCGAGCGGGATGCGCTCGCTGGCCGAGCCCGGCTGCCCCACGCACGGCTCAGCAGAGTCACCGTCCACGGCGGCCAGCCCGACCACCAGTGTGTCCAGCCTGACGGAGCGCGCGGACACCGGCACTTCGATCCTCTCGGTAACCTCCAGCGACTCGGAATGTGATGTATGA
- the Six3 gene encoding homeobox protein SIX3, whose protein sequence is MVFRSPLDLYSSHFLLPNFADSHHCSLLLASSGGGSGASGGGGGAGGGGGGNRAGGGGAGGAGGGSGGGGSRAPPEELSMFQLPTLNFSPEQVASVCETLEETGDIERLGRFLWSLPVAPGACEAINKHESILRARAVVAFHTGNFRDLYHILENHKFTKESHGKLQAMWLEAHYQEAEKLRGRPLGPVDKYRVRKKFPLPRTIWDGEQKTHCFKERTRSLLREWYLQDPYPNPSKKRELAQATGLTPTQVGNWFKNRRQRDRAAAAKNRLQHQAIGPSGMRSLAEPGCPTHGSAESPSTAASPTTSVSSLTERADTGTSILSVTSSDSECDV, encoded by the exons ATGGTATTCCGCTCCCCCCTAGATCTCTATTCCTCCCACTTCTTGTTGCCAAACTTCGCCGATTCTCACCACTGCTCCCTACTTCTGGCGAGTAGCGGCGGCGGGAGCGGTgcgagcggcggcggcggcggcgcgggaggaggcggcggcgggaACCGTGCGGGAGGCGGCGGTGCTGGCGGAGcaggcggcggcagcggcggcggcggctccaGGGCCCCCCCGGAAGAGTTGTCCATGTTCCAGTTGCCCACCCTCAACTTCTCGCCGGAGCAGGTGGCCAGCGTCTGCGAGACGCTGGAGGAGACGGGCGACATCGAGCGGCTGGGCCGCTTCCTCTGGTCGCTGCCCGTGGCCCCCGGGGCGTGCGAGGCCATCAACAAACACGAGTCGATCCTGCGCGCGCGCGCTGTCGTCGCCTTCCACACCGGCAACTTCCGCGACCTGTACCACATCCTGGAGAACCACAAGTTCACTAAGGAGTCTCACGGCAAGCTGCAAGCCATGTGGCTCGAGGCGCACTACCAGGAGGCCGAGAAGCTGCGCGGCCGCCCGCTCGGCCCGGTGGACAAGTACCGCGTGCGCAAGAAGTTCCCTCTGCCGCGCACCATCTGGGATGGCGAGCAGAAGACCCATTGCTTCAAGGAGCGGACTCGGAGCCTGCTGCGGGAGTGGTACCTGCAGGATCCCTACCCCAACCCCAGCAAGAAACGCGAACTGGCGCAGGCCACCGGCCTCACCCCCACACAAGTAGGCAACTGGTTTAAGAACCGGCGACAGCGCGACCGCGCAGCGGCGGCCAAGAACAG GCTCCAGCATCAGGCCATCGGGCCGAGCGGGATGCGCTCGCTGGCCGAGCCCGGCTGCCCCACGCACGGCTCAGCAGAGTCACCGTCCACGGCGGCCAGCCCGACCACCAGTGTGTCCAGCCTGACGGAGCGCGCGGACACCGGCACTTCGATCCTCTCGGTAACCTCCAGCGACTCGGAATGTGATGTATGA